In one Pseudomonas hydrolytica genomic region, the following are encoded:
- a CDS encoding bifunctional allantoicase/(S)-ureidoglycine aminohydrolase, which produces MSKSPYYYAPHGGHPGQEQLLTDRAMFTEAYAVIPKGVMRDIVTSHLPFWDNMRMWVIARPLTGFAETFSQYIVEVGPNGGSNKPELDPSAEGVIFVVEGEFNLTLNGTQHAMRPGSYAFIPPQSDWSLRNNGSQAVRFHWLRKAYQPVEGVPHPEAFVTNEQDIEPIVMPGTEGRWSTTRFVEISDMRHDMHVNIVNFEPGGVIPFAETHVMEHGLYVLEGKAVYRLNQDWVEVEAGDFMWLRAFCPQACYAGGPGRFRYLLYKDVNRQMPLTLGGLKR; this is translated from the coding sequence ATGAGCAAATCGCCCTACTACTACGCCCCGCATGGCGGCCATCCCGGTCAGGAACAACTGCTGACCGACCGCGCCATGTTCACCGAAGCCTACGCCGTGATCCCCAAGGGCGTGATGCGTGACATCGTCACCAGTCACCTGCCGTTCTGGGACAACATGCGCATGTGGGTCATCGCACGCCCGCTGACCGGCTTTGCCGAAACCTTCTCGCAGTACATCGTCGAAGTCGGCCCGAATGGCGGCAGCAACAAGCCGGAGCTGGACCCGAGCGCCGAAGGCGTGATCTTCGTCGTCGAAGGTGAATTCAACCTGACCCTCAACGGCACCCAGCACGCCATGCGCCCGGGCAGCTACGCCTTCATCCCGCCGCAGAGCGACTGGTCGCTGCGCAACAACGGCAGCCAGGCCGTGCGCTTCCACTGGCTGCGCAAGGCCTACCAGCCGGTCGAGGGCGTGCCCCATCCGGAAGCCTTCGTCACCAACGAGCAGGATATCGAGCCGATCGTCATGCCCGGCACCGAAGGCCGCTGGAGCACCACGCGCTTCGTCGAGATCAGCGACATGCGCCATGACATGCACGTCAACATCGTCAACTTCGAGCCGGGCGGCGTGATCCCCTTCGCCGAAACTCATGTCATGGAACACGGCCTGTACGTGCTGGAAGGCAAGGCGGTGTATCGCCTGAACCAGGACTGGGTCGAGGTGGAAGCCGGCGACTTCATGTGGCTGCGCGCCTTCTGCCCGCAGGCCTGCTACGCCGGCGGCCCGGGCCGCTTCCGCTACCTGCTGTACAAGGATGTGAACCGTCAGATGCCGCTGACCCTGGGCGGCCTGAAGCGCTGA
- a CDS encoding LysR substrate-binding domain-containing protein — protein MLDPVLLRSFLAVVQTGGFTRAAASLHLTQSTVSQQVRRLEEQLGAELLDRSGRYVVTTTEGERLLGYANRIVALMDEAMLALGQSAVEGEVRLGVPDDFAANSLTPYLADFADAHPGIRLEITSGLSHDVWRAFNAGELDLALIKQRAGSAKGLASWAEPLAWLDSRARPVLARNPVPLAVFPPNGLYRLEMTHALDAMGKPWRIAYVSSSLPGVSAAAEGGLGLTLLPRRLITAAHRELGEAEGFAPVAPVEVALHARNQLPGYARELAAALIEACEGIMSR, from the coding sequence ATGCTCGATCCGGTGCTGTTACGCAGTTTTCTCGCCGTGGTGCAGACCGGCGGCTTTACTCGCGCTGCGGCCAGCCTGCATCTGACCCAGTCCACGGTCAGCCAGCAGGTGCGGCGTCTGGAGGAGCAGCTTGGCGCCGAGCTGCTCGACCGCAGCGGCCGCTACGTGGTGACCACCACCGAGGGCGAGCGCCTGCTCGGTTACGCCAACCGCATCGTCGCACTGATGGACGAAGCCATGCTGGCGCTGGGGCAGAGTGCGGTGGAGGGCGAGGTGCGCCTTGGCGTGCCGGACGATTTCGCTGCCAACAGCCTGACTCCCTATCTGGCCGATTTCGCCGATGCCCATCCGGGTATCCGCCTGGAGATCACCAGCGGCCTCAGTCACGACGTGTGGCGTGCATTCAACGCCGGCGAGCTGGATCTGGCGCTGATCAAGCAGCGTGCCGGCAGCGCCAAAGGCCTGGCCAGTTGGGCCGAGCCGCTGGCCTGGCTCGACAGCCGCGCGCGCCCTGTGCTGGCGCGCAACCCGGTGCCGCTGGCGGTGTTCCCGCCCAACGGCCTGTATCGCCTGGAAATGACCCATGCCCTGGACGCCATGGGCAAGCCGTGGCGCATCGCCTATGTCAGCAGCAGCCTGCCCGGGGTCAGCGCCGCGGCCGAGGGCGGCCTGGGCCTGACCCTGCTGCCGCGCCGGCTGATCACCGCCGCGCACCGCGAATTGGGCGAGGCCGAAGGCTTCGCACCGGTAGCGCCGGTGGAGGTGGCGCTGCACGCGCGCAACCAGTTGCCCGGTTACGCGCGCGAATTGGCGGCGGCGTTGATCGAGGCCTGCGAAGGCATCATGAGCCGGTAG
- a CDS encoding peptidase U32 family protein yields MSLPKHHLELLSPARDVEIAREAILHGADAVYIGGPSFGARHNACNEVSDIARLVEFARRYHARVFTTLNTIFHDDELEQVRTLIHQLYDAGVDALIVQDMGVMELDIPPIELHASTQTDIRTLARAKFLDQAGFSQLVLARELNLQEIRAIADETDAAIEFFIHGALCVAFSGQCNISHAQTGRSANRGDCSQACRLPYTLKDEKGGVIAYEKHLLSMKDNNQSANLRALVEAGVRSFKIEGRYKDVAYVKNITAHYRRELDAILEDRPDLARASSGRTAHFFVPDPDKTFHRGSTDYFVTERKVDIGAFDSPTFTGLPVGHVEKVGKRDLIAVTHEPLSNGDGLNVLVKREVVGFRANIAELKDEFEEDGEKRYRYRVEPNEMPEGLFRLRPNHPLSRNLDHNWQQALQRTSAERRIGVSWKAVLREDALTLTATSEEGISVDVALPGPFGAANKPEQALDGLRDLLTQLGTTIYHAQGVTLDAPQAFFVPNSQLKALRREAIEALTEARVAAHPRGSRKAETDPAPVYPESHLSFLYNVYNQKARDFYHRHGVQLIDAAYEAHEETGEVPVMITKHCLRFSFNLCPKQAKGVTGVRTKVAPMQLVHGDEVLTLKFDCKPCEMHVIGKMKGHILDLPQPGSAAAQVVGHISPDDLLKTIRQKPGYSH; encoded by the coding sequence ATGTCCCTGCCCAAACACCACCTGGAACTGCTCAGCCCTGCGCGTGATGTCGAGATCGCCCGCGAGGCCATCCTCCACGGCGCCGACGCCGTCTATATCGGCGGCCCGAGCTTCGGCGCACGGCACAACGCCTGCAACGAAGTGAGCGATATCGCCAGGCTGGTGGAGTTCGCCCGGCGCTACCATGCGCGGGTGTTCACCACGCTCAACACCATTTTCCACGACGACGAACTGGAGCAGGTGCGCACGCTGATCCACCAGCTCTACGACGCGGGCGTGGATGCGCTGATCGTGCAGGACATGGGGGTGATGGAGCTGGATATCCCGCCCATCGAGCTGCATGCCAGCACCCAGACCGACATCCGCACCCTGGCGCGGGCCAAGTTCCTCGACCAGGCAGGGTTCTCCCAGCTGGTGCTGGCGCGCGAGCTGAACCTGCAGGAAATCCGTGCGATTGCCGATGAAACCGATGCCGCCATCGAATTCTTCATCCACGGCGCGCTGTGCGTGGCCTTCTCCGGCCAGTGCAACATCTCCCATGCGCAGACCGGGCGCAGCGCCAACCGCGGCGACTGCTCGCAGGCCTGCCGCCTGCCCTATACCCTCAAGGACGAGAAAGGCGGCGTGATCGCCTACGAGAAACACCTGCTGTCGATGAAGGACAACAACCAGAGCGCCAACCTGCGCGCCCTGGTCGAGGCCGGCGTGCGCTCGTTCAAGATCGAGGGCCGCTACAAGGATGTGGCCTACGTGAAGAACATCACCGCCCACTACCGCCGCGAACTTGACGCCATTCTCGAAGACCGCCCGGACCTGGCCCGCGCCTCCAGCGGCCGTACCGCGCACTTCTTCGTACCCGATCCGGACAAGACTTTCCACCGTGGCAGCACCGACTACTTCGTCACCGAGCGCAAGGTGGACATCGGCGCCTTCGACTCGCCGACCTTCACTGGCTTGCCCGTCGGCCACGTGGAAAAAGTGGGCAAGCGCGACCTGATCGCCGTCACCCACGAGCCCTTGTCCAATGGCGACGGCCTCAACGTGCTGGTCAAGCGCGAGGTGGTGGGCTTCCGCGCCAATATCGCCGAATTGAAAGACGAGTTCGAAGAGGACGGCGAGAAGCGCTACCGCTACCGCGTCGAGCCCAACGAGATGCCCGAAGGGCTCTTCCGCCTGCGCCCGAATCACCCGCTGAGCCGCAACCTCGACCACAACTGGCAGCAGGCGCTGCAGCGCACCAGCGCCGAGCGCCGTATCGGCGTCAGCTGGAAGGCCGTGCTGCGAGAGGATGCCCTGACGCTCACCGCCACCAGCGAAGAAGGCATCAGCGTCGACGTCGCCCTGCCCGGCCCGTTCGGCGCGGCCAACAAACCGGAACAGGCGCTGGACGGCCTGCGCGATCTGCTCACCCAGCTCGGTACCACCATCTACCACGCCCAGGGCGTGACGCTGGATGCCCCTCAGGCCTTCTTCGTGCCCAATTCGCAGCTCAAGGCGCTACGCCGCGAGGCCATCGAGGCGCTGACCGAAGCGCGCGTCGCCGCCCATCCGCGTGGCAGCCGCAAGGCCGAAACCGACCCGGCGCCGGTGTATCCGGAATCGCACCTGAGCTTCCTCTACAACGTCTACAACCAGAAGGCCCGCGACTTCTACCATCGCCATGGCGTGCAACTGATCGATGCCGCCTACGAGGCGCACGAGGAAACCGGCGAAGTGCCGGTGATGATCACCAAGCACTGCCTGCGCTTCTCCTTCAACCTGTGCCCCAAGCAGGCCAAGGGCGTGACCGGCGTGCGCACCAAGGTGGCGCCGATGCAACTCGTGCATGGCGATGAAGTGCTGACCCTGAAGTTCGACTGCAAGCCGTGCGAGATGCACGTGATCGGCAAGATGAAGGGCCACATCCTCGACCTGCCCCAGCCGGGCAGCGCCGCCGCCCAGGTGGTGGGCCACATCAGCCCGGACGACCTGCTCAAGACCATTCGCCAGAAGCCGGGCTACAGCCACTAA
- a CDS encoding YecA family protein has product MDNRGLEKLDQWLLKYGNDDSILSASELDGYFAAIVSGPRQVAPAIWYAAIWADQPPQWPSDKDGERFMKLAVELMSEATYMLSEEPDDYEAIFLADDNGKGEKLIVSEWCAGYLRGAAVAGWLDEALPDSVAAALKLIALHGDESGAETLKAMTDAEYDASTAMIEPAAVALYEYWQENLQPVLPVRREDAKVGRNDPCTCGSGKKYKQCCMR; this is encoded by the coding sequence ATGGACAACAGAGGGTTGGAGAAGCTCGATCAGTGGCTGCTCAAATATGGCAATGACGATTCGATCCTCTCTGCCAGCGAGCTGGACGGCTACTTCGCCGCCATCGTCTCCGGCCCGCGCCAGGTTGCGCCCGCCATCTGGTATGCGGCGATCTGGGCCGACCAGCCGCCACAGTGGCCGAGCGACAAGGACGGCGAGCGCTTCATGAAGCTGGCGGTGGAGCTGATGAGCGAGGCCACCTACATGCTCAGCGAGGAGCCGGACGACTACGAGGCGATCTTCCTCGCCGACGACAACGGCAAGGGCGAGAAGCTGATCGTCTCCGAATGGTGCGCGGGCTACCTGCGCGGCGCCGCAGTCGCCGGCTGGCTCGACGAAGCATTGCCCGATTCGGTGGCGGCGGCGCTGAAGCTGATCGCCCTGCACGGTGACGAGAGCGGCGCGGAAACGCTCAAGGCCATGACCGATGCCGAGTACGACGCCAGCACGGCGATGATCGAGCCGGCCGCCGTCGCCCTCTACGAATACTGGCAGGAGAACCTGCAGCCGGTGCTGCCGGTGCGCCGCGAGGACGCCAAGGTAGGTCGCAACGACCCGTGCACCTGCGGCAGCGGCAAGAAATACAAGCAGTGCTGCATGCGCTGA
- the eco gene encoding serine protease inhibitor ecotin: protein MTRLKLPLLSLACALPLVACAATPEALKPYPAAADGYIRHVIELPAQANEAEHKVEIIAGKTLEVDCNQQRLGGQWQEKTVEGWGYSYYELSQVGPAMSTLMACPEGARKQAFVRVGGEPHLVRYNSKLPLVIYAPKDVEVRYRLWSAAAETSTAPRQ, encoded by the coding sequence ATGACCCGCCTCAAACTGCCCCTTCTCTCCCTCGCCTGCGCGCTGCCGCTGGTCGCCTGCGCTGCCACCCCCGAAGCGCTCAAGCCCTACCCCGCCGCCGCCGACGGCTACATCCGCCATGTGATCGAGCTGCCGGCGCAAGCCAACGAAGCCGAGCACAAGGTGGAGATCATCGCCGGCAAGACCCTGGAAGTGGATTGCAACCAGCAGCGCCTGGGTGGTCAGTGGCAGGAGAAGACCGTCGAAGGCTGGGGCTACAGCTATTACGAGCTGAGCCAGGTCGGCCCGGCGATGAGCACGCTGATGGCCTGCCCGGAAGGCGCACGCAAGCAGGCGTTCGTGCGTGTCGGCGGCGAGCCGCATCTGGTGCGCTACAACAGCAAGCTGCCGCTGGTGATCTACGCGCCGAAGGATGTCGAGGTGCGCTACCGCCTGTGGTCCGCAGCAGCCGAAACCAGCACCGCGCCGCGTCAGTAA
- a CDS encoding cupin domain-containing protein, producing MANKPITVLRDTQPMPVVDACKWERIEGDPHTVNLNAYTSEDGSKIMGTWICTPGKWRVEYVKWEYCHFQEGYCIITPDGMEPIHLKAGDIFVVEPGMKGTWEVVETVRKYFVFA from the coding sequence ATGGCCAACAAACCGATTACCGTTCTGCGCGACACCCAGCCGATGCCCGTCGTCGATGCCTGCAAGTGGGAGCGCATCGAAGGTGACCCGCACACCGTCAACCTCAACGCCTACACCTCCGAAGACGGCAGCAAGATCATGGGCACCTGGATCTGCACGCCCGGCAAGTGGCGTGTGGAGTACGTGAAGTGGGAGTACTGCCACTTCCAGGAAGGCTACTGCATCATCACCCCGGACGGCATGGAGCCGATTCACCTCAAGGCCGGTGACATCTTCGTGGTCGAACCCGGCATGAAGGGCACCTGGGAAGTGGTGGAGACGGTGCGCAAGTACTTCGTGTTCGCCTGA
- a CDS encoding class I SAM-dependent DNA methyltransferase, with product MSGNALYTDLSGYYDLMCADIDYASQSHCVQRLQQLFGNGGKRHLDLACGTGPHVRHFLDAGYVSSGLDINQPMLDRAAQRCPEARFARQDMCGFQVDEPLDLITCFLYSIHYSASIERLKACIASVHHALAPGGVFCFNAVDKQRIDNASFVSHSAQHGEGQFRFSSGWFYRGEGEQQALRLRIERTVAERTEVWLDEHPMVAVSFAELQTLLAPYFEVQVLEHDYQRLTPWDASSGNALFACSKR from the coding sequence ATGTCCGGCAACGCCCTCTATACCGACCTGTCAGGCTATTACGACCTGATGTGCGCGGACATCGACTACGCGTCGCAGAGCCACTGCGTGCAGCGCCTGCAGCAGCTGTTCGGTAACGGCGGCAAGCGCCATCTCGATCTGGCCTGCGGCACCGGCCCGCACGTGCGGCATTTTCTCGATGCCGGCTACGTCAGCAGCGGCCTGGACATCAACCAGCCCATGCTCGACCGCGCCGCCCAGCGCTGCCCGGAGGCACGCTTTGCCCGGCAGGACATGTGCGGTTTTCAGGTCGACGAGCCGCTGGACCTGATCACCTGTTTTCTCTACTCCATCCACTACAGCGCCAGCATCGAGCGGCTCAAGGCCTGCATCGCCAGCGTGCACCATGCCCTGGCGCCGGGCGGGGTGTTCTGCTTCAACGCCGTGGACAAGCAGCGCATCGACAACGCCTCGTTCGTTTCCCACAGCGCGCAGCATGGCGAAGGGCAGTTCCGCTTCAGCTCCGGCTGGTTCTACCGCGGCGAGGGCGAACAGCAGGCGTTGCGCCTGCGCATCGAGCGCACCGTCGCCGAGCGGACCGAGGTCTGGCTCGACGAGCACCCGATGGTGGCGGTGAGCTTCGCCGAGTTGCAGACCCTGCTGGCGCCGTACTTCGAGGTGCAGGTGCTGGAGCATGACTATCAGCGGCTGACGCCGTGGGATGCCAGCTCCGGCAACGCGCTGTTCGCCTGTAGCAAGCGCTGA
- a CDS encoding FMN-dependent NADH-azoreductase — translation MTHILHLDASARPGLAGKDEHGSHSRNLSHRFVSQWQARRPQDVVTYRDIGQNPPSIINHDWIASSFTPEPQREAWMRDTLAESDRLVDELIAADVLVIGTPLYNFGMPAALKAWIDQVVRPGRTVEVDESNPLDPYVPKLADRPRHLVILTARGGVGFDAGGEMAHMNHLEPNLITALGFIGITRVHQVAIEGQEVGGELLAESVKKALGKVDALVAELQRSLQAERVEEPA, via the coding sequence ATGACTCATATTCTGCATCTCGACGCCAGCGCCCGCCCCGGCCTTGCCGGCAAGGATGAACACGGCTCGCATAGCCGCAACCTCAGCCATCGCTTCGTCAGCCAGTGGCAGGCACGCCGTCCGCAGGACGTCGTCACCTATCGCGACATTGGCCAGAACCCGCCCTCGATCATCAACCATGACTGGATCGCCTCGTCCTTCACGCCCGAGCCGCAGCGCGAGGCCTGGATGCGCGACACCCTGGCCGAGAGCGATCGTCTGGTGGACGAACTGATCGCCGCCGACGTTCTGGTGATCGGCACGCCGCTGTACAACTTCGGCATGCCCGCCGCGCTCAAGGCGTGGATCGACCAGGTGGTACGCCCCGGCCGCACGGTGGAGGTGGACGAAAGCAACCCGCTCGATCCCTACGTGCCCAAGCTGGCCGACCGGCCTCGCCATCTGGTGATCCTCACGGCCCGCGGCGGTGTGGGTTTCGATGCGGGCGGCGAGATGGCGCACATGAACCATCTGGAGCCAAACCTGATCACCGCACTCGGTTTCATCGGCATCACCCGCGTGCACCAGGTCGCCATCGAGGGTCAGGAGGTGGGCGGCGAACTGCTCGCCGAGTCAGTCAAAAAGGCCTTGGGCAAGGTCGATGCGCTGGTGGCCGAGCTGCAGCGTTCATTGCAAGCCGAGCGCGTCGAAGAGCCGGCGTGA
- a CDS encoding LysR substrate-binding domain-containing protein: MSRRRLPSLSALRAFEAAARHESAKQAAEELSVTATAISHQIRALEESLGVALFVRKPRQLELTMAGRELQQVLESAFDSIGAAVERLSAMPSRQAITLSTTPAVAVRWLLSWVCLLRDAHPEIDLRIHASHEPVALDGVTADIAIRYGDGRWPGLVAEKLFDNTFIPACSPLLGLHDAADLPGHSLIHFRNQAAISSPLDWAVWQKKAQIPGLDVSAGLVFSDETHAVSAAVGAQGVALMSRQLIEDELREGRLVQPFGPELEGKLFFLVYPESRRNDPTILAVREWILTVPGGLCSV; encoded by the coding sequence ATGAGCCGGCGCAGGCTACCGTCGCTTTCCGCCCTGCGCGCCTTCGAGGCGGCCGCGCGTCACGAGAGTGCCAAGCAGGCGGCAGAAGAGCTCTCCGTCACCGCCACGGCGATCAGCCACCAGATCCGGGCGCTGGAAGAATCCCTCGGCGTCGCACTGTTCGTACGCAAACCTCGTCAGTTGGAACTGACCATGGCCGGGCGCGAGCTGCAGCAGGTGCTGGAGAGCGCGTTCGACAGCATCGGCGCTGCTGTCGAGCGGCTCAGCGCCATGCCCAGCCGGCAGGCCATCACCCTCAGCACCACCCCTGCGGTGGCGGTGCGCTGGCTGCTGTCCTGGGTCTGCCTGCTGCGCGACGCGCACCCGGAGATCGATCTGCGCATCCACGCCTCGCACGAGCCGGTGGCACTCGATGGCGTCACCGCCGATATCGCCATTCGCTACGGCGACGGCCGCTGGCCCGGTCTGGTGGCCGAGAAGCTGTTCGACAACACCTTCATCCCGGCCTGCAGCCCTTTGCTGGGGCTGCACGATGCGGCCGATCTGCCCGGGCATTCGCTGATTCACTTTCGTAACCAGGCTGCGATTTCCTCGCCGCTGGACTGGGCCGTCTGGCAGAAAAAAGCGCAGATACCGGGCCTGGATGTCAGCGCCGGGCTGGTGTTCTCCGACGAGACCCACGCCGTCTCGGCCGCCGTCGGTGCCCAGGGTGTGGCGCTGATGAGCCGCCAGCTGATCGAGGACGAACTGCGCGAGGGGCGTCTGGTGCAGCCCTTCGGCCCGGAGCTGGAAGGCAAGCTGTTCTTTCTGGTGTACCCGGAGAGCCGCCGGAACGATCCGACCATTCTGGCGGTTCGCGAGTGGATCCTGACGGTGCCGGGTGGGTTGTGTTCGGTGTAG
- a CDS encoding DUF1289 domain-containing protein — protein MAKDIESPCVSLCQLNGELCISCGRTREEIRKWRGMKRPEKMTTVQKAAARMKAIARKKGKG, from the coding sequence GTGGCCAAGGACATTGAGAGTCCCTGCGTGTCGCTGTGTCAGCTCAACGGCGAGCTGTGCATCAGCTGTGGGCGCACGCGCGAGGAAATCCGCAAGTGGCGGGGTATGAAACGGCCCGAGAAGATGACCACCGTGCAGAAAGCGGCAGCGCGGATGAAGGCGATTGCCAGGAAGAAGGGCAAGGGTTAG
- a CDS encoding MerR family transcriptional regulator encodes MKIGELSRRSGVSVRMLRYYETEGLLKPKRTASGYRDYDLAELRTVERIRLLGAAGMTLATILKFLPCVRGEGLAFEPCDELRDVLHEQIRVADQKAAELAQSRKILESFLQEVERG; translated from the coding sequence ATGAAAATAGGTGAGCTATCCAGACGTTCTGGCGTGAGTGTGAGAATGCTCCGTTACTACGAAACCGAAGGGTTGCTGAAGCCCAAGCGCACAGCCAGCGGCTACCGCGATTACGACCTGGCAGAGTTGCGCACGGTCGAACGCATCAGGTTGCTGGGTGCAGCCGGCATGACCCTGGCGACCATCTTGAAGTTCTTGCCGTGCGTGAGAGGCGAAGGCCTCGCCTTCGAGCCATGCGATGAGCTGCGTGACGTTCTGCACGAACAGATCCGCGTGGCCGATCAGAAAGCGGCCGAATTGGCGCAAAGCCGCAAGATTCTTGAGAGTTTTCTGCAGGAAGTTGAGCGAGGCTGA
- a CDS encoding aminotransferase class IV family protein, translating into MAIHPNPYPSYIDGQPVSASPLNPLAFAGFAHFTAMQVRHSRIKGLDLHLQRLRDASLELFNRAPAEALLRSYIRTAIEEGASDQSLTVTVFSPHGEFTAASMEVEPAVFVRTAAPSDGPQGPLRLSVIEHERPLAAIKHVGEIGKTYYLHQAIREGFDDAAFVNRRGHLSEATIWNLAFWDGETVIWPEAEMLKGTMMGMVQRQLARLGVPLRCEVITLERVKELSGAAVMNSWTPGIPVTAIAAHSLDEARPFIELLHEAHEAEPADFP; encoded by the coding sequence ATGGCGATTCACCCGAACCCCTATCCGTCCTACATCGATGGACAACCTGTCAGCGCCTCACCACTGAACCCGCTGGCTTTCGCCGGTTTTGCCCACTTCACTGCGATGCAGGTCAGACACTCCAGAATCAAGGGGCTGGATCTTCATCTGCAGCGCCTGCGCGATGCCTCTCTGGAGCTCTTCAACCGTGCGCCTGCTGAAGCGCTGCTGCGGTCGTACATTCGCACCGCGATCGAAGAAGGCGCGAGCGACCAGTCACTGACCGTCACCGTCTTTTCACCTCACGGCGAGTTCACGGCCGCCAGCATGGAGGTTGAACCTGCCGTGTTCGTACGCACAGCCGCGCCGTCCGATGGGCCGCAAGGCCCCTTGCGCTTGAGTGTCATTGAGCATGAGAGACCGCTGGCGGCAATCAAGCATGTCGGTGAAATCGGCAAGACCTATTACCTGCACCAGGCCATACGTGAGGGTTTCGATGATGCGGCCTTCGTCAATCGACGTGGGCACCTGAGTGAGGCCACGATCTGGAACCTGGCGTTCTGGGATGGTGAGACGGTGATCTGGCCTGAGGCCGAGATGCTCAAAGGCACCATGATGGGCATGGTTCAGCGTCAACTTGCCCGCCTCGGCGTGCCCCTGCGTTGTGAAGTCATCACGCTCGAGCGGGTGAAAGAGCTCTCTGGGGCGGCCGTGATGAATTCATGGACACCGGGGATTCCGGTCACCGCCATCGCCGCTCATTCGCTTGATGAGGCAAGGCCATTCATCGAGCTGCTGCACGAGGCCCACGAGGCTGAACCGGCCGACTTTCCCTGA
- a CDS encoding isochorismatase family protein, producing the protein MPDMPSPIPLIILDVQDAIDQPIWNGKSHPGYLAVIQRLLQFWRSNGWPVLHVKHDEKTPTSSYYLHGPWNGIKQEVAPIEGEAVIIKHENCAFIGTQLDAALKGMNANSIVLTGVVIHNSMDATIRAGKALGYSIILPSDATTAVPVTGPGGTRWEASTVYELTLAILGAEYAEVMSSDDVIAQLSK; encoded by the coding sequence ATGCCCGACATGCCCAGCCCAATCCCCTTGATCATCCTCGACGTTCAGGACGCCATCGATCAGCCCATCTGGAATGGCAAGAGTCATCCCGGTTACCTGGCCGTCATCCAACGCCTCCTGCAATTCTGGCGCTCGAATGGCTGGCCCGTCCTTCACGTAAAGCACGATGAAAAGACGCCCACCTCCAGCTATTACCTTCACGGCCCCTGGAATGGCATCAAACAGGAAGTCGCGCCGATAGAAGGCGAAGCCGTCATCATCAAGCATGAAAACTGCGCGTTCATAGGCACCCAATTGGATGCCGCGCTGAAGGGCATGAACGCAAATAGCATCGTGCTGACGGGCGTTGTCATCCACAACAGCATGGATGCCACCATCCGCGCAGGCAAAGCGCTCGGGTACAGCATCATCCTCCCGTCAGATGCCACAACCGCCGTACCTGTGACAGGGCCAGGTGGAACCCGCTGGGAAGCCTCGACCGTATACGAGCTGACGCTGGCCATACTGGGCGCCGAATATGCTGAGGTCATGTCATCAGACGATGTGATCGCACAACTCAGCAAGTAG
- a CDS encoding DUF6216 family protein, giving the protein MPSQEQGILPIISWIMDNLTALASIAYAATFIAFLLYVYTRAGSMHFLRDRIWRLMGGKSDFLIPDLQKLKLEARELEHFRFEFGIPATTIRDIEQFEHWISDNIISLKDAATAKEYIDWSDYNQLRIKEKNFTLLRKLFTYFGIFTLTSAALFFFIAIPNYLMASFEDSPFFYISTKETKFSILGGDTLDSLSCKEKEVLSRLSQENEFPLDRLQSICSTYASEEKISLLKKRISEQKSAALALALFFVLLMIYFARESTKVFAAQRIQKNLEAKQITAKN; this is encoded by the coding sequence ATGCCCTCACAAGAGCAAGGAATTCTACCCATCATAAGCTGGATAATGGACAACCTAACGGCCCTTGCATCTATAGCCTATGCCGCGACGTTTATTGCGTTTCTTCTTTATGTCTATACGCGTGCCGGCTCCATGCATTTTTTAAGAGATAGAATTTGGCGTTTGATGGGCGGAAAATCTGACTTCCTGATCCCAGACTTACAAAAACTAAAACTAGAAGCTCGCGAGCTTGAGCACTTTCGATTCGAGTTCGGAATTCCCGCCACCACCATTCGAGATATTGAGCAATTTGAGCATTGGATTAGCGACAACATCATATCTCTTAAAGATGCGGCTACAGCCAAGGAATATATCGACTGGTCAGACTACAACCAATTACGCATAAAGGAAAAGAACTTTACTCTTTTACGAAAACTTTTCACATATTTTGGCATTTTTACATTGACATCTGCCGCACTATTCTTTTTTATCGCCATACCGAACTACTTAATGGCCAGCTTTGAAGACTCCCCATTTTTCTATATCTCAACCAAAGAAACAAAATTCTCAATTCTCGGCGGAGATACGCTAGACAGCTTATCATGCAAAGAAAAAGAAGTACTGAGCAGACTTAGCCAAGAAAATGAATTCCCTCTAGATAGACTGCAGTCTATCTGCAGCACGTATGCAAGCGAAGAAAAAATTAGCTTACTCAAAAAACGTATAAGTGAACAAAAGTCAGCCGCTCTGGCTTTGGCACTATTCTTTGTACTGTTAATGATCTATTTTGCTCGCGAATCAACGAAAGTCTTCGCAGCCCAGCGGATACAAAAGAATCTGGAAGCGAAGCAAATAACGGCGAAAAATTGA